The nucleotide sequence CAAAGTTACTCACATTTGTGCAGAATCTAAAGTACAATTTGATTGATAATAACTGGCTCTTATATTGTACACAATATGTTTTCACGTTAATGCTTAACGCTATTGATACAATTTTCAATTCTGACTGTTTTCTACTTTTAGACGAGTCCAACAGTCTGAGTTTGAATGTTAGCTTAAAAGTCACAGAAATTAGTCTTCAAGAACATGGTACCATATTTTAAACACACTAGCACACATTTATAACCAAGTGTAATGCGCCTGGGTGTGGTGCGGATGTTATATGCTATGAGTACAAATAAACATTGTCTTTACGGAAAAAAAGGTGATGATGGATCTGGTAAATCCAAAGCCACAGCCATAAAGGTTTTTGGCATTTGGGGATTCGGGACATAGCCGATGTCTGCTGTCTGGTGCCAGCGGAGAAATGGGAAGTTTTCTGCAGTCGAGTGTGGTTGGAATGTGGACagctgcaaatacaaaaaaaaatccttgaataAATCACTAGAAATGAAGTTTGCAAAAGCAATTCTGCTTTTTTCCTACTCAGTGGCAGAATAGCAGCACATATTCTATTCTTTGATCCAATCACAAGGGGGCACCAAAGTCAGAAATTTCTACTTACTGCATAGCagtgtttacaaaaaaagttaagtcTAAGACCTACACAATATTTATagtaaaatttttaaatgtcttttatttattcttgtttcataatgaaaattaaaagttaaacaccaatgCATACCTGGACAAAACCAAATGGGAAGTCGTCAGCTGTCTGTCCCCCTGAACCCTCATGAAATGCCCTCCTCCAGTCATCAATCAAAGCAGGGAAGGAACAGCTGTACTTGCGGGGTTGACGACTAAATG is from Plectropomus leopardus isolate mb unplaced genomic scaffold, YSFRI_Pleo_2.0 unplaced_scaffold28813, whole genome shotgun sequence and encodes:
- the LOC121938199 gene encoding sialate O-acetylesterase-like encodes the protein MIRPLLNMTIKGAIWYQGEANAFSRQPRKYSCSFPALIDDWRRAFHEGSGGQTADDFPFGFVQLSTFQPHSTAENFPFLRWHQTADIGYVPNPQMPKTFMAVALDLPDPSSPFFP